One Choloepus didactylus isolate mChoDid1 chromosome 8, mChoDid1.pri, whole genome shotgun sequence DNA window includes the following coding sequences:
- the LOC119542007 gene encoding olfactory receptor 6C2: protein MRNHTAITTFILLGLTDNPQLQVLLFIFLFLTYMLSVTGNLTIIALTLLYSHLKTPMYFFLRNFSFLEVSFTTVCIPRFLYSISTGDNTITYNACASQIFFVILFGATEFFLLAVMSYDRYVAICKPLHYMTIMGSRVCILLVICCWVAGLMIILPPLSFGLQLEFCDSNAIDHFSCDAGPVLKISCTDTWLIEQMVLLMAVFALIITLACVILSYTYIIRTILRFPSAQQRKKAFSTCSSHMIVVSITYGSCIFIYVKPSAKEEVAINKGVSMLTTSVAPMLNPFIYTLRNKQVKQAFHHSIKRIAFLSKK from the coding sequence ATGAGAAACCACACAGCAATAACCACCTTCATCCTGCTGGGACTGACAGATAATCCACAACTACAAGTTCtcctttttatctttctattcCTCACTTACATGCTAAGTGTAACAGGGAACCTGACTATTATTGCCCTCACATTGCTGTATTCCCACCTTAAAACTcctatgtactttttcctcagaaACTTCTCTTTCCTAGAAGTCTCATTCACTACTGTCTGTATTCCTAGATTCCTGTACAGTATATCAACTGGGGACAACACCATCACTTATAATGCATGTGCAagtcaaatattttttgttattctcTTTGGAGCAACCGAATTTTTTCTCCTGGCCGTCATGTCCTATGACCGCTACGTGGCCATCTGTAAACCCCTTCATTACATGACCATCATGGGCAGCCGGGTCTGTATTTTATTAGTCATCTGTTGTTGGGTGGCTGGCTTGATGATCATTCTCCCACCTCTTAGTTTTGGCCTCCAGCTGGAATTCTGTGACTCCAATGCCATTGATCACTTTAGCTGTGATGCAGGCCCCGTCCTGAAGATCTCATGCACAGATACATGGCTAATAGAACAGATGGTTTTACTGATGGCTGTCTTTGCACTTATTATCACCCTGGCATGTGTTATTCTGTCCTACACTTATATCATTAGGACAATTCTGAGATTCCCCTCTGCCCAGCAAAGAAAAAAGGCCTTTTCTACCTGCTCATCTCACATGATTGTAGTCTCCATCACCTATGGAAGCTGCATCTTTATCTATGTCAAGCCTTCAGCAAAGGAAGAGGTGGCCATTAATAAAGGAGTTTCAATGCTCACTACTTCTGTTGCTCCCATGCTAAACCCCTTCATTTACACACTGAGGAACAAGCAAGTGAAACAAGCTTTCCATCACTCCATAAAAAGGATTGCATTTCTCTCAAAGAAGTAG